The Thermogemmata fonticola genome has a window encoding:
- a CDS encoding PPC domain-containing protein, producing the protein MSRRHTFLGALLSFALGLGLILSSSLPSLQGQQKLPPVKIAPQSPTLTTPAHLGVKTGDKAEVVFSGTNLADPTGVICTCPGVQFTIPTDNKNGTNPNQLRVQIAVPTQTPIGIYGLRLATRQGVSNMRPFVVDELPAIVEVDNNRSKTAAQSVTIPVVVLGRTDAESSDFFKIAVSAGQRLTIEVLARRLGSPLDPWIVLYDAKTQRELIHLTADDTPGLQGDCRLIHTFTQGGEYLIEVRDSTWRGGADFHYRLRIADCPGVTTAFPLALQRGQKGSIGFAGPGAESLPPVAVQAPTDRTLETLLVAPRYASGGVPGWPVPVHLHDWPETMEQEPNNIPAQAQHLSLPGGVSARFDKAGDLDHFRVTAKKGQKIAAVARAFEFRSPCEVFLRVLNAKGNELARSNPAQLPARAEWTAPDDGEYVIACEHLNYRGGANEVYHLAVLPVIGDFTLTCPVDRLEALPGGSTAILVAVNRLDGFKGPIELQAVGSPVVSGSITVPAGQDFTFLPLRVQPGAPPGAYSFRVQGRATIGDQAVIRHAFFLDQFKSNWGNMSHPPLELAGVCALAVVQPPFSVAAQAQPPALSKGQAGKLLFSAKREKSADGDIALSPLYLPPNITTSVKAIPKGQTEANAELKVAPNAAPGSHPLIFQASSKIGGKDYVLLAPLLLQVTEPSKDSKSPPSQGEPAKKK; encoded by the coding sequence ATGTCCCGGCGTCATACCTTCCTGGGTGCCCTGCTGAGCTTTGCTCTGGGATTGGGTTTGATCCTGTCCAGTTCCCTACCCTCGTTGCAGGGGCAACAGAAGCTCCCGCCTGTCAAGATTGCCCCCCAGTCCCCAACCTTAACCACTCCCGCTCATCTCGGCGTCAAAACGGGAGACAAGGCGGAAGTTGTTTTTTCGGGCACCAATCTGGCAGATCCAACTGGTGTGATCTGCACCTGTCCCGGCGTGCAGTTTACCATACCCACCGATAACAAAAACGGCACCAATCCCAATCAGTTACGAGTTCAGATCGCCGTACCAACCCAAACTCCCATTGGCATCTATGGCCTGCGTCTGGCCACACGGCAGGGGGTCTCCAACATGCGGCCGTTTGTCGTCGATGAGCTACCGGCGATTGTGGAGGTGGATAATAACCGGAGTAAAACGGCTGCGCAATCCGTTACCATTCCTGTGGTCGTTTTGGGCCGCACAGATGCGGAAAGCAGCGATTTCTTCAAAATTGCCGTTTCGGCTGGACAACGCCTGACCATCGAAGTGCTGGCCCGGCGACTCGGCTCACCGCTTGACCCTTGGATTGTCCTCTATGACGCCAAAACCCAACGAGAGTTGATCCATCTGACGGCGGATGACACGCCCGGTTTGCAAGGAGATTGCCGACTGATCCATACCTTCACCCAAGGGGGAGAGTACCTCATCGAAGTGCGTGATAGCACCTGGCGCGGTGGGGCCGACTTTCATTACCGCCTTCGCATTGCCGATTGTCCGGGCGTAACCACCGCCTTCCCCCTCGCGCTCCAACGGGGCCAGAAGGGATCGATTGGTTTTGCCGGGCCTGGAGCGGAATCCCTGCCGCCCGTGGCCGTTCAGGCACCAACCGATAGAACCCTGGAAACCCTCCTCGTAGCTCCACGATATGCCAGCGGGGGCGTTCCAGGCTGGCCGGTACCAGTCCACCTCCACGATTGGCCCGAAACGATGGAACAAGAACCGAATAACATCCCCGCCCAAGCCCAACACCTTTCTCTACCAGGGGGTGTTTCGGCACGCTTCGACAAGGCAGGCGACCTGGACCACTTCCGCGTCACTGCCAAAAAAGGGCAAAAAATCGCTGCGGTCGCCCGCGCTTTCGAGTTCCGCTCCCCTTGCGAAGTCTTCCTGCGGGTGCTCAATGCAAAAGGGAATGAACTGGCTCGTAGCAACCCTGCCCAACTCCCTGCCCGTGCGGAATGGACAGCTCCAGACGACGGCGAATATGTCATTGCCTGCGAACATCTGAATTACCGCGGCGGAGCCAATGAGGTGTACCATTTGGCGGTCTTGCCTGTCATCGGGGATTTTACTCTGACCTGTCCTGTGGATCGCCTAGAAGCTCTTCCGGGAGGGAGCACTGCCATCCTGGTAGCGGTCAATCGCCTCGATGGATTCAAGGGGCCAATCGAACTGCAAGCGGTGGGTTCGCCCGTCGTCAGCGGAAGTATCACGGTGCCGGCGGGACAAGACTTTACCTTCCTACCCTTGCGCGTCCAGCCAGGAGCACCCCCAGGCGCTTACAGCTTCCGCGTGCAGGGCCGCGCGACGATCGGGGATCAGGCAGTGATCCGCCACGCTTTCTTCCTCGATCAATTCAAAAGCAATTGGGGGAACATGTCCCATCCCCCGCTTGAGTTGGCGGGCGTGTGTGCCCTGGCCGTCGTTCAACCTCCATTCTCGGTCGCAGCCCAGGCTCAACCCCCAGCCCTTAGCAAGGGACAAGCCGGCAAACTTCTCTTCTCGGCCAAACGTGAGAAAAGCGCAGATGGAGACATTGCCTTATCCCCTCTCTACCTTCCCCCCAACATCACAACGTCTGTCAAGGCCATCCCCAAAGGGCAAACCGAGGCCAACGCCGAGTTGAAAGTCGCACCCAATGCCGCTCCGGGGTCTCATCCGCTGATCTTTCAAGCCTCATCCAAGATCGGCGGTAAGGATTACGTGCTGCTCGCTCCCCTGCTGCTCCAGGTAACTGAACCCTCAAAGGACAGCAAAAGCCCACCCTCCCAAGGCGAACCGGCGAAGAAAAAGTGA
- a CDS encoding thioredoxin-like domain-containing protein has translation MTDPAPPPRKPIPAPELEGGVAWLNTAGPLSLKKDLKGKIVLLDFWTLCCINCMHILPDLAKLEKKYANQLVVIGVHSPKFENEKDTNSIRKAILRYQIEHPVVNDADHRIWNAYDVEAWPTFVLIDPEGNLVGYTSGEGRYELLDKVIEKLIEEHRKKRTLDERPLRFDLVRFREGGDTPLFFPGKVLADAEGKRLFIADSTHHRLVVTDLEGNHLFTIGTGQAGAADGPFDKCQFQDPQGMALRGNTLYVADRKNHLIREVDLQAKTVRSIAGTGEQDGGFTHRQLNEPVPARSIGLNSPWDLCLVGDTLYIAMAGHHQIWAYDLKKREIGPYAGTGRENIRDGPLRFADFAQPSGITTDGRFLYIADCETSSLRKVPLGGDGRVETLVGRGLFVFGDVDGPGRVADPSSAQEARLQHAIGVVYHDDKLYVADTYNNKIKMFDLRTGRLETFAGHESDWPLLPQHFHEPAGVSYAAGKLYVADTNAHRIQVVDLKTRQVSTLPLRGVQPPAPQP, from the coding sequence ATGACGGACCCTGCACCACCCCCTCGCAAACCAATTCCTGCACCAGAGTTAGAAGGCGGTGTGGCTTGGCTCAATACCGCCGGTCCTTTGTCCTTGAAAAAAGACCTCAAAGGCAAAATTGTCCTTCTCGATTTTTGGACGCTCTGCTGCATCAACTGCATGCACATTCTGCCCGACTTGGCCAAGCTCGAGAAGAAATACGCCAACCAACTCGTGGTCATCGGCGTCCATTCCCCCAAGTTTGAAAACGAAAAGGATACCAACAGCATCCGCAAGGCTATCCTGCGCTATCAGATCGAGCATCCCGTCGTCAACGATGCGGACCACAGGATTTGGAACGCTTACGATGTGGAAGCCTGGCCGACCTTCGTACTCATCGATCCGGAAGGGAACCTGGTGGGCTACACCTCCGGCGAGGGACGCTATGAACTGCTGGACAAGGTGATCGAAAAACTGATCGAGGAACATCGCAAGAAGAGGACTCTCGATGAGCGTCCCCTGCGCTTCGATTTGGTCCGTTTCCGGGAAGGCGGCGATACCCCCCTGTTTTTCCCTGGGAAGGTGCTGGCGGATGCTGAGGGAAAACGCCTCTTCATCGCGGACAGCACCCATCACCGCTTGGTCGTTACAGACCTGGAAGGCAACCACCTTTTCACGATTGGAACCGGACAAGCGGGTGCAGCGGACGGACCTTTTGACAAATGCCAATTCCAGGACCCTCAGGGGATGGCTTTGCGCGGGAACACACTCTATGTCGCGGATCGGAAAAATCATCTGATCCGAGAGGTGGACCTACAAGCAAAGACAGTTCGGAGCATCGCCGGCACAGGTGAACAGGATGGAGGTTTCACTCACCGCCAACTTAACGAACCGGTCCCTGCCCGCAGCATCGGTTTGAATAGTCCCTGGGACCTCTGTTTGGTGGGCGACACCTTATACATAGCGATGGCTGGGCACCATCAGATTTGGGCCTACGACCTGAAAAAACGGGAAATCGGGCCGTATGCAGGCACCGGTCGAGAGAACATCCGCGACGGCCCCCTGCGCTTCGCCGACTTCGCCCAACCGAGTGGCATCACCACCGATGGCCGCTTCCTCTATATCGCCGATTGCGAGACCAGCTCGCTGCGTAAAGTTCCGCTGGGAGGAGATGGGCGAGTCGAAACTCTGGTGGGCCGCGGGTTATTCGTTTTCGGCGACGTGGACGGTCCTGGCAGGGTGGCTGATCCCTCCAGCGCTCAGGAAGCGCGCTTGCAGCATGCCATCGGCGTGGTCTATCACGATGATAAACTCTACGTGGCCGACACCTACAACAACAAGATCAAGATGTTCGATCTGCGAACGGGACGGCTGGAAACCTTCGCTGGTCACGAGTCCGACTGGCCTTTGCTACCGCAACACTTTCACGAGCCTGCTGGGGTGAGTTACGCCGCGGGGAAATTGTACGTAGCTGACACAAACGCCCATCGCATCCAGGTGGTGGACCTGAAAACGCGGCAGGTGTCCACTCTTCCTTTACGAGGAGTCCAACCCCCGGCTCCGCAGCCCTGA
- a CDS encoding methyltransferase regulatory domain-containing protein — protein MNLPISGRMAWSEETLQAAGASEKVTATSYDEVPYASYPFPQTHPSHLAVIATLFGLQPPPVQHCRVLELGCAAGGNLLPMAEALPQSSFVGVDLSARQIADGQRILQALGLANVRLVHASILDVDRSWGQFDYIICHGVYSWVPDRVREKILAICAEQLSPQGVAYISYNTYPGWHMRGMIRDMMRYHALRFTTPGEQIRQARALLDFLAQATRIDGGPYATLLRMELEHLRQQADHYLYHEHLEEVNEPVYFHEFIAAAQRHGLNYLGDAQITTMLSSNFPYEVQQALQIIAPDQIQSEQYLDFVRNRMFRETLLVRGEVQPDWTVQPGRIDNLHVCTHRRVVDESGDVRSTTTVQYRSKSGMVVATSQPTLKAAFRILGEEWPGTLPFADLVARVTERLGQPPEQVRTPLAVQILHVYLSSDLMELHALPIPRVPVTERPQALRSLRVRLELGENGGANRRHEVFRPNPFDSVLIPLLDGTRTKPELLEELTRRAARGLLLLPGEASPSSDLEGIRTRLAPLLEEALQRLADASVLVA, from the coding sequence ATGAACCTTCCCATATCTGGTAGAATGGCATGGTCTGAAGAAACGTTGCAAGCTGCGGGAGCATCAGAGAAGGTCACCGCGACCAGTTATGATGAAGTTCCTTATGCGAGCTATCCGTTTCCCCAGACGCATCCTTCCCATCTGGCGGTCATTGCAACACTCTTTGGTCTACAGCCGCCGCCGGTGCAACACTGCCGCGTTCTGGAACTGGGGTGCGCCGCGGGGGGGAATCTGCTGCCCATGGCCGAAGCCCTGCCGCAGAGTAGCTTCGTGGGAGTGGACCTGTCGGCCCGCCAGATCGCGGACGGCCAGCGGATCTTGCAGGCTCTGGGACTAGCCAACGTCCGCCTGGTCCATGCCAGCATTCTGGATGTGGATCGCTCTTGGGGGCAGTTCGACTACATCATCTGCCACGGGGTTTATTCCTGGGTACCGGATCGAGTGCGGGAAAAGATTCTGGCTATCTGCGCGGAGCAGTTGTCCCCGCAGGGGGTGGCCTACATCTCCTACAACACCTATCCGGGCTGGCACATGCGCGGCATGATTCGAGATATGATGCGTTATCATGCCTTGCGCTTTACTACTCCGGGGGAACAAATCCGCCAGGCCCGTGCTCTCCTGGATTTTCTCGCCCAGGCGACGCGCATCGACGGCGGTCCCTATGCGACTTTGCTGCGGATGGAACTGGAACATCTGCGCCAGCAAGCGGACCATTACCTCTATCACGAGCATTTGGAAGAGGTCAACGAGCCGGTGTATTTTCACGAATTCATCGCAGCAGCTCAACGCCACGGATTGAACTATCTGGGCGACGCGCAGATCACCACCATGCTCAGCAGCAATTTCCCTTATGAAGTCCAGCAAGCCCTTCAGATCATCGCTCCGGATCAGATTCAATCGGAACAATACCTGGACTTTGTCCGCAATCGGATGTTTCGCGAGACATTGCTGGTGCGGGGGGAGGTGCAGCCAGATTGGACGGTCCAGCCGGGGCGAATTGACAATTTGCATGTGTGTACCCATCGCCGGGTGGTCGATGAAAGCGGCGATGTGCGCTCCACGACGACGGTGCAGTATCGCTCGAAGTCCGGCATGGTGGTGGCCACTTCCCAACCGACCCTCAAGGCGGCGTTTCGCATCCTGGGGGAAGAGTGGCCGGGGACTCTGCCCTTTGCCGACCTAGTCGCACGAGTAACGGAAAGGCTGGGACAGCCGCCGGAACAGGTGCGCACACCGCTAGCTGTCCAGATTTTGCATGTATACCTTTCCTCCGATCTGATGGAGTTGCATGCCTTGCCCATCCCGCGCGTGCCTGTGACAGAACGCCCCCAGGCTTTGCGATCCCTGCGCGTCCGCCTGGAGTTGGGGGAAAACGGAGGAGCCAACCGCCGCCACGAGGTGTTCCGTCCCAACCCTTTCGATAGCGTGCTGATTCCCCTGCTCGATGGTACGCGGACAAAACCGGAGCTATTGGAAGAACTGACTCGCCGAGCCGCACGCGGACTGTTATTGCTGCCAGGAGAAGCCTCGCCGAGTAGCGATCTGGAAGGGATCCGTACCCGCCTTGCCCCCTTGCTAGAAGAGGCCTTGCAGCGACTAGCCGACGCCTCGGTCCTTGTGGCGTGA
- a CDS encoding TlpA family protein disulfide reductase gives MRSGTQGIQAQTGVRLACGCLLVAGWWFILPMAGGQKAEQQRIAIPGESGSDSVRCAGEMAGSITENWRRGLEAVYRGEVVEEVHQPGREFRRQHQLEVRVLCVGNQGRWTDLAVVTRLRRQEDGLKEGILGIVQGGEREECPALMRIDWLRLYSDGRVRQLLPEGPPPLTFTDKTPSRDLPTPPVDSFPLGEWWMFPPTTDWRAGEASRWSGGRLERWEQLSPEAVHGERCSVWRMRLEGELEAGAELWHRQDIMWVSKQDGISRKVNRRIERRSGRHALPWAWVETHYELVTMTPVSGRRWERLRRDLDVAYCALRDATALAPFAGQLGPRLFEQRLARLEACLDDGDAADPYRELLVAAQQALEAAQRGQRTVAGEETFPQPAHWPKTGETAPDINLGKQRLASWQGQVVLLIFLAAEGETTELTLAIAHALQQRYGHQAAILPLLAWGDKAATERLLQRRGWKLDLYDGQMAARHYTVTTVPRFLLLDKQGIVRWSFSGAGPEVGYLIREQLQRLLTPSLHPGSPDSPGSNPPTNDPPRRPRAP, from the coding sequence GTGAGGTCTGGCACTCAAGGAATCCAGGCTCAGACAGGAGTGCGGCTAGCTTGCGGCTGCTTGCTCGTAGCGGGGTGGTGGTTCATTTTGCCAATGGCCGGTGGGCAGAAAGCGGAACAGCAGAGAATAGCTATCCCAGGGGAAAGCGGTTCCGATTCCGTCCGCTGTGCCGGGGAAATGGCTGGGAGTATCACGGAGAATTGGCGTCGCGGTCTAGAGGCGGTGTATCGGGGGGAAGTCGTGGAAGAGGTTCATCAGCCAGGCCGGGAGTTTCGTCGGCAGCACCAGTTGGAGGTCCGCGTCCTCTGCGTGGGGAATCAGGGTCGCTGGACGGACCTGGCGGTGGTCACCCGTCTGCGCCGTCAGGAAGACGGTTTGAAAGAGGGCATTTTAGGGATCGTTCAGGGAGGGGAGCGGGAAGAGTGCCCCGCCTTGATGCGCATCGACTGGCTCCGATTATACTCGGATGGCCGAGTGCGGCAGTTGTTGCCGGAAGGTCCGCCTCCTTTGACCTTCACGGATAAGACTCCTTCCCGCGACTTGCCGACTCCGCCCGTGGATAGCTTTCCGCTCGGCGAGTGGTGGATGTTCCCTCCTACTACGGATTGGCGGGCAGGAGAGGCCAGCCGGTGGTCAGGCGGACGGCTGGAACGCTGGGAGCAATTATCCCCGGAGGCAGTCCACGGGGAGCGTTGCTCCGTTTGGCGGATGCGCCTGGAAGGAGAGCTAGAAGCGGGCGCTGAATTGTGGCACCGGCAAGACATTATGTGGGTATCCAAACAAGATGGTATCAGCCGAAAAGTGAACCGGCGGATCGAACGGCGGAGTGGTCGTCATGCGCTACCATGGGCGTGGGTAGAGACGCACTATGAGTTAGTGACGATGACACCCGTGAGTGGCCGCCGGTGGGAACGTCTGCGCCGCGACCTGGATGTGGCATACTGTGCCCTGCGGGATGCCACTGCCCTAGCCCCCTTTGCGGGACAGTTGGGACCGCGCCTCTTTGAACAGCGGTTGGCCCGCCTGGAAGCCTGTCTGGACGACGGGGATGCAGCCGATCCCTACCGAGAATTGTTGGTCGCCGCCCAGCAGGCACTGGAAGCCGCTCAACGCGGCCAGCGCACGGTAGCAGGAGAGGAAACATTCCCTCAGCCAGCCCACTGGCCCAAAACTGGAGAAACGGCTCCCGACATCAACCTCGGAAAACAACGGCTCGCTTCCTGGCAAGGCCAAGTTGTACTCTTGATATTTCTGGCGGCGGAAGGGGAAACCACCGAACTAACTCTGGCCATCGCCCATGCCTTGCAGCAACGCTATGGGCATCAAGCCGCTATCCTTCCGCTTCTGGCGTGGGGGGATAAAGCCGCCACCGAACGACTCCTGCAACGGCGGGGCTGGAAGCTGGACCTTTACGACGGTCAAATGGCCGCCCGGCACTACACCGTCACGACTGTGCCTCGGTTTCTGCTTTTGGATAAACAGGGGATTGTGCGCTGGAGCTTTAGCGGGGCAGGACCTGAAGTGGGTTATTTGATCCGGGAACAACTCCAGCGACTCCTCACCCCGTCTCTTCACCCAGGTTCGCCAGATTCACCAGGCAGCAATCCCCCTACCAATGATCCACCACGGCGACCGCGTGCGCCATGA
- the rplK gene encoding 50S ribosomal protein L11 translates to MAKQVVGIVKLQCPGGAATPAPPVGPALGAHGVNIGLFVKQFNDKTNNPDMKGLMLPVIVTVYSDRSFEFKIKSPPAAVLIKLAAKIPAGKKQGKEVIPPDAKKSGKYKGFSITRKQVEEIARKKFNDLNARDLEHAMRIIEGTARSMGIAVVD, encoded by the coding sequence ATGGCTAAGCAAGTTGTGGGAATTGTCAAGCTCCAGTGTCCCGGCGGTGCGGCGACGCCCGCGCCTCCGGTCGGTCCTGCGCTCGGTGCTCACGGGGTCAACATCGGTCTGTTTGTTAAACAATTCAACGACAAGACCAACAACCCGGACATGAAGGGGCTGATGCTGCCGGTCATCGTCACAGTTTACTCGGACCGGAGCTTTGAGTTCAAAATCAAAAGTCCGCCGGCGGCAGTGCTCATCAAGTTGGCTGCCAAAATTCCAGCGGGCAAGAAGCAGGGCAAAGAAGTCATTCCGCCCGACGCCAAGAAATCCGGGAAATACAAAGGGTTTTCCATTACCCGCAAGCAAGTGGAAGAGATTGCCCGCAAGAAGTTCAACGATCTGAATGCCCGTGACCTGGAACACGCCATGCGGATTATCGAAGGGACCGCCCGCAGCATGGGGATTGCCGTGGTGGATTGA
- a CDS encoding autotransporter-associated beta strand repeat-containing protein encodes MIRWIGLCLGMVGVLSGSARLLAQNYSWNNSSTTWENSASWSPAGVPGATDVAQFEVLGTVYPATLRQPVLNSSVTVRQLRLSSHAQFSGWSLSGSGTLAAGDTSTGNFGLMTQGTGTFTIDLGNGTLTSLTLNGPTGSTGGGMVVGSGTQLVLTGNTIAQVDGTAPITLRGGTLVLDNSAGNPSLQRLTTSNAIQLYGGGATIEFRGADSGSIFTGLTGTLAVGAGETRLRTVASGAGSLTVNFGALSRVNPSGHLFFENIGSGFIGEAGQPQVLFTTAPVTSQGMISTSTSTPIPWAVVARRSSAGSADVVGRWANYHSVNGVVATTTTSFTGNFNTASAGTHVLFIGPSQAGQTITLTGSNALASVVLEPQADNTTLSIGSGGQINTLGIMLSGSRDMTITGGSLFSTSTPGPRALIVVNPTTRLFTSSNLAAHNSPVTISGPGMVVLTGTSNQIAFSSPQNVTIGGGTLRATATNFNPVTATVSLRGGVLEYDISNGNYIFNLALGTGANQVNWTGANDFGSGGFSAYSTTAGRYLFVNLFGDARKLTWNNGAFVADGYALKFGSPYSNAPVAWQNPIQMDSLTPGRYLVREIQVIRGAGTDADRTILVGVISGSPTTDLLKTGSGTLELAAQNTYRGNTLIQAGTLIVSDNASIGTGASRSGDIIVGSGARLAGTGTLMPDDATGKQVIVQPGGTIRGGHPNESDAGLRTGVLAINGPLAIRSSAANPAILQAEVHRTGTDTANVSRLNVGAPFFVDLDLGSNKLVIELINPSGTPSLLTHETYNLPLITTTGDGRIRLNGAVLDPGTAINRSYYELRPSQIASGFDYTLRITADGSGGGVALVLTLVPVPEPSAILGTVAVVGMVGWAIRRRWKRDRHSEVLAGV; translated from the coding sequence ATGATCCGCTGGATCGGGCTATGTCTAGGCATGGTGGGGGTATTATCAGGATCAGCACGTTTGCTGGCGCAAAACTATAGTTGGAACAACAGCAGCACCACCTGGGAAAACAGTGCTAGTTGGAGTCCAGCAGGCGTGCCGGGGGCCACGGATGTGGCGCAGTTCGAGGTATTGGGAACCGTCTATCCCGCGACTCTCCGGCAGCCGGTGCTGAACTCATCCGTCACTGTGCGGCAACTGCGCCTCAGCAGTCATGCTCAGTTTTCCGGTTGGTCATTGTCCGGTAGCGGTACTTTGGCCGCCGGCGACACCTCGACTGGCAACTTCGGACTTATGACCCAGGGGACCGGCACATTCACCATCGATTTGGGGAATGGTACGCTGACCTCCCTGACGCTTAATGGTCCTACCGGGTCGACGGGAGGCGGTATGGTGGTGGGTAGCGGGACGCAGCTTGTTCTGACTGGGAATACAATAGCACAAGTCGACGGAACAGCACCGATTACCCTGCGGGGTGGAACGTTGGTGCTGGACAATAGCGCGGGAAACCCGTCGCTCCAACGTCTGACCACATCGAATGCGATTCAGCTCTATGGAGGTGGTGCCACAATCGAATTTCGCGGTGCAGATTCCGGGAGCATTTTCACAGGGCTGACCGGTACGTTGGCTGTGGGTGCCGGGGAAACCCGTCTGCGGACTGTTGCCTCAGGCGCGGGGAGTTTGACTGTCAACTTTGGGGCCTTGAGTCGGGTGAACCCCAGCGGGCATCTTTTCTTCGAGAACATCGGTAGCGGCTTTATCGGGGAGGCCGGCCAACCGCAGGTGCTCTTCACCACCGCTCCGGTCACTTCCCAAGGGATGATTTCGACTTCCACAAGCACTCCGATTCCCTGGGCGGTCGTGGCGCGGCGTTCTTCGGCTGGCAGTGCGGACGTGGTGGGCCGGTGGGCGAATTATCACAGTGTCAATGGCGTCGTAGCAACGACCACGACCAGCTTTACAGGCAATTTCAACACGGCCTCTGCTGGTACCCATGTGCTCTTTATTGGTCCGTCTCAAGCGGGTCAGACCATCACTCTGACAGGGAGCAATGCCCTAGCCTCTGTCGTTCTCGAACCCCAGGCGGATAACACCACCCTGTCGATCGGTAGCGGAGGGCAGATCAACACGCTGGGGATCATGCTGTCCGGCTCGCGGGACATGACCATCACCGGCGGCAGCTTGTTTTCGACTTCAACCCCTGGCCCGCGTGCCTTGATCGTGGTTAATCCCACCACCCGGCTTTTCACGAGCAGCAATCTTGCTGCGCACAACAGTCCGGTGACCATCTCGGGACCCGGCATGGTCGTGCTCACGGGTACTAGCAATCAGATCGCCTTCAGTTCACCACAGAACGTTACCATCGGCGGGGGAACCTTGCGAGCGACTGCCACAAACTTCAATCCTGTAACGGCTACCGTTAGCTTGCGAGGAGGCGTATTGGAATACGACATCAGCAATGGAAACTACATCTTCAACCTGGCCCTCGGGACAGGAGCCAATCAGGTGAACTGGACCGGGGCGAATGACTTCGGCAGCGGCGGCTTTTCTGCCTACTCTACCACGGCGGGCCGCTACTTATTCGTGAACCTGTTCGGGGATGCACGCAAGCTGACGTGGAATAACGGCGCTTTTGTGGCAGACGGTTATGCTCTGAAGTTCGGCTCCCCCTATTCCAATGCTCCGGTCGCCTGGCAGAATCCGATCCAGATGGACAGTCTCACACCGGGTCGGTATCTGGTGCGAGAAATCCAGGTCATTCGCGGTGCGGGCACTGATGCGGATCGGACGATCCTAGTGGGCGTCATTTCTGGCTCGCCGACCACAGACTTGCTCAAGACCGGTTCCGGCACTCTGGAACTAGCGGCTCAGAACACCTATCGCGGCAACACGTTGATTCAAGCTGGTACGCTGATTGTGTCCGACAATGCCTCTATCGGGACGGGGGCTAGTCGGAGTGGGGATATCATCGTCGGTTCAGGTGCTCGCTTGGCAGGAACCGGCACCCTTATGCCGGACGATGCTACAGGCAAACAGGTTATCGTGCAACCAGGAGGGACTATCCGCGGGGGACATCCTAACGAGAGTGACGCGGGGTTGCGAACGGGAGTATTGGCGATCAATGGCCCCTTGGCGATCCGTAGCTCCGCGGCGAACCCTGCCATTCTACAAGCTGAGGTTCATCGTACTGGAACGGACACAGCCAATGTCAGCCGTCTGAATGTCGGCGCACCGTTTTTCGTAGATCTGGACCTGGGAAGCAACAAACTTGTTATCGAGTTGATCAACCCTTCGGGTACTCCGTCTCTGCTGACTCACGAGACATACAATCTGCCGCTGATCACCACCACAGGTGACGGGCGCATCCGCCTCAATGGAGCAGTGCTCGATCCAGGAACAGCGATCAATCGTTCGTATTACGAGCTTCGTCCCTCGCAGATAGCCTCCGGCTTCGATTACACGCTGCGGATCACGGCAGACGGAAGCGGCGGAGGCGTTGCCCTGGTTCTGACTTTAGTGCCAGTTCCTGAACCTTCTGCCATCTTAGGCACCGTGGCTGTTGTGGGGATGGTAGGGTGGGCCATTCGCCGTCGGTGGAAGCGAGATAGGCACTCCGAAGTGTTGGCGGGGGTCTGA